The Blautia luti nucleotide sequence AGATCACAGATGACATGAGGACACAGGCAGCAACAGACTATGCTGAATTTATGACTACAGATACGTATAAAGAATATACGAAAGCATACGATGTCTTTATCAAAAAGAATCCGGGATATGAAGATAAGATCACAACTAAAATAGGCTGATGGCAGCAGTGAGGGAGAAAAATGAAAAGAATATTGCTGATGGTGCTGAGAAATCTGTTCTTTGTTCCTTATGGATGGTTCAAATTATGCTGGTACGCATCTCATGTAGACCGTTATACGGAAGAAGAGAGATACAGGCTTCTTCAGTATGTGGATCACAGGGCGATACGCGGCGGAAATCTGAAAATAGATGCTCATGGTCTGGAAAATATTCCGAAGGAGAACGGATTTATGTTCTTCCCTAATCACCAGGGGCTGTTTGACGTACTGGCAATTATCCAGGTATGTCCGGTTCCATTTTCTGTGGTAGCAAAAAAAGAACTCTCTGATGTGCCATTTTTAAAACAGGTTTTTGCCTGCATGAAGGCATTCAGCATGGACAGAGAAGATATCAAACAGTCTATGCAGGTGATCCTGAAAGTTATAAAAGAAGTAAAGCAGGGAAGAAACTATCTGATATTCGCAGAGGGAACCAGAAGTAAAGATGGAAACCATCCCCAGGAATTCAAAAGTGGAAGTTTCAAAGCAGCGACTAAATCTCAATGTCCCATTGTACCGGTAGCATTGATCGATTCCTATAAAGCGTTTGATACAGGATCAATCAAAAAGCTTACGGTACAGGTGCATTTTTTAAAGCCAATGTATTATGAAGAGTATAAAGATATGAAGACAACGGAGATTGCTGCTGAAGTTAAAAGGCGCATTGAAGAGACTATTCAAAAAAATATTGAAAAATAAATAAAAAAAGAAAAAAACCTGTTGACAAAACAGGTTTTTTTACGTATAATTACAACTGCGCTTCGGGTGAGAAGCGTGTTCGAAGTTAATATTGATTATTAGTTCGGAGTCTGGAGAAGTACTCAAGAGGCCGAAGAGGTGCCCCTGCTAAGGGTATAGGTCGCTAACGCGGCGCGAGGGTTCAAATCCCTCCTTCTCCGCTTTTTACGAAAATGATTCGTAAAAAACTTAAAAAAGTTCTTGACAAAGCATTGAACTTATGATAAAGTAAACAAGCTGTCAACGGACAGTAACTCATGAAAAAGAATTTGAAAAAACTTAAAAAAGTTCTTGACAAATGAAAATGAATGAGTTAAAATAAACAAGCTGTCGCAAGACAGATAACCTTGATAACTAAACAGTGAAACACATACGATTCTCGAAAATTCTTTACATTTTTAAGAACGGTTTGAAAAACCAAAAACAGTAAAACGAGAGATAGCTAGTTGTTATCTTGAGTGAATCAAACATTTTATCAGAGAGTTTGATCCTGGCTCAGGATGAACGCTGGCGGCGTGCTTAACACATGCAAGTCGAACGGGAAATACTTCATTGAGACTTCGGTGGATTTGATTTATTTCTAGTGGCGGACGGGTGAGTAACGCGTGGGTAACCTGCCTTATACAGGGGGATAACAGTCAGAAATGACTGCTAATACCGCATAAGCGCACGGAACCGCATGGTTCAGTGTGAAAAACTCCGGTGGTATAAGATGGACCCGCGTTGGATTAGCTGGTTGGTGGGGTAACGGCCCACCAAGGCGACGATCCATAGCCGGCCTGAGAGGGTGAACGGCCACATTGGGACTGAGACACGGCCCAGACTCCTACGGGAGGCAGCAGTGGGGAATATTGCACAATGGGGGAAACCCTGATGCAGCGACGCCGCGTGAAGGAAGAAGTATCTCGGTATGTAAACTTCTATCAGCAGGGAAGATAGTGACGGTACCTGACTAAGAAGCCCCGGCTAACTACGTGCCAGCAGCCGCGGTAATACGTAGGGGGCAAGCGTTATCCGGATTTACTGGGTGTAAAGGGAGCGTAGACGGTGTGGCAAGTCTGATGTGAAAGGCATGGGCTCAACCTGTGGACTGCATTGGAAACTGCCATACTTGAGTGCCGGAGGGGTAAGCGGAATTCCTAGTGTAGCGGTGAAATGCGTAGATATTAGGAGGAACACCAGTGGCGAAGGCGGCTTACTGGACGGTAACTGACGTTGAGGCTCGAAAGCGTGGGGAGCAAACAGGATTAGATACCCTGGTAGTCCACGCCGTAAACGATGAATACTAGGTGTCGGGGAGCATGGCTCTTCGGTGCCGTCGCAAACGCAGTAAGTATTCCACCTGGGGAGTACGTTCGCAAGAATGAAACTCAAAGGAATTGACGGGGACCCGCACAAGCGGTGGAGCATGTGGTTTAATTCGAAGCAACGCGAAGAACCTTACCAAATCTTGACATCCCTCTGACCGGTCTTTAATCGGACCTTTCCTTCGGGACAGGGGAGACAGGTGGTGCATGGTTGTCGTCAGCTCGTGTCGTGAGATGTTGGGTTAAGTCCCGCAACGAGCGCAACCCCTATCCTCAGTAGCCAGCAAGTTAAGTTGGGCACTCTGTGGAGACTGCCAGGGATAACCTGGAGGAAGGCGGGGATGACGTCAAATCATCATGCCCCTTATGATTTGGGCTACACACGTGCTACAATGGCGTAAACAAAGGGAAGCGAGATTGTGAGATGGAGCAAATCCCAAAAATAACGTCCCAGTTCGGACTGTAGTCTGCAACCCGACTACACGAAGCTGGAATCGCTAGTAATCGCGGATCAGAATGCCGCGGTGAATACGTTCCCGGGTCTTGTACACACCGCCCGTCACACCATGGGAGTCAGTAACGCCCGAAGTCAGTGACCTAACCGAAAGGGAGGAGCTGCCGAAGGCGGGACCGATGACTGGGGTGAAGTCGTAACAAGGTAGCCGTATCGGAAGGTGCGGCTGGATCACCTCCTTTCTAAGGTAAGATAAGTAGAAAATCAGATGTGTTTTACTGTTGAGTTATCAAGGAAAACTGAATAACAACATTTCTGGTAGCGATGCGCTTAGGGGAAACACCCGTTCCCATCCCGAACACGACGGTTAAGACCTAAGCGGCCGATGGTACTGCATTGGAGACGATGTGGGAGAGCAGGTGGCTGCCAGACCAAATGGGGATGTAGCTCAGTTGGGAGAGCACCTGCCTTGCAAGCAGGGGGTCGAGAGTTCGAATCTCTTCATCTCCACTGAAATCGGAAGATTTCAAGATGGGCTTATAGCTCAGCTGGTTAGAGCGCACGCCTGATAAGCGTGAGGTCGGTGGTTCGAGTCCACTTAAGCCCACTGGTTTAAATGAACCAGAACCCCGAAAAGTTCATATATAAGCATGAGCAATAGGGCAAAGGTCCACTTAAGCCCATTGGGTTTTAAGTAAAAGCCCAGATAATTGTACCTTGAAAACTGCATACATGAAATTTGATTAAAAGTTAATCAAATATCCTTGATACAAAACGTTAAACAAAAGATATGAGAGTATCTTTTGAAACGCAAGATAGGAAGACATCGATATATCTGTTATTAACAGAGTTATCAAACAATGAGAATCAAACGACCGCATCACCTACGCTAGGGTGATGAAGCGAAAGGTCAAGCAATAAGGGCACAGGGCGGATGCCTTGGCACTAAGAGCCGATGAAAGACGTGATAAGCTGCGATAAGCTTCGGGGAGGAGCAAATATCCATTGATCCGGAGATGTCTGAATGGGGAAACCCACATGAGCAAACCTCATGTATCCTACAGCCAATACATAACTGTAGGAAGGGAACCCGGGGAACTGAAACATCTAAGTACCCGGAGGAAAAGAAAGAAAACTCGATTCCGTAAGTAGCGGCGAGCGAACGCGGAGGAGCCTAAACCGGAATGCGTGCATTCCGGGGTTACGGACTGCATTTAAGATTCTTTGAAGCTAACAGAACGGTTTTGGGAAAGCCGGCCAGAGAGGGTGAAAGCCCCGTACGTGAAAGCTGATGAGACTGAGCAGGATCCAGAGTACCACGAGACACGTGGAACCTTGTGGGAAATCAGGGGGACCACCCCCTAAGGCTAAATACTACTTAGTGACCGATAGCGCATAGTACTGTGAAGGAAAGGTGAAAAGGACCCCGGGAGGGGAGTGAAAGAGAACCTGAAACCCTGTGTCTACAAGCTGTGGAAGCACTTTATATGTGCAACCGCGTACTTTTTGTAGAACGGTCCGGCGAGTTACGCTTACTGGCAAGGTTAAGCACTTCAGGTGCGGAGCCGTAGGGAAACCAAGTCTTAAGAGGGCCAGAGTCAGTAGGAGTAGACCCGAAACCGGGTGATCTATCCATGTCCAGGTTGAAGCTGCCGTAAGAGGTAGTGGAGGACCGAACCCACATCCGTTGAAAAGGGTGGGGATGAGGTGTGGATAGGGGAGAAATTCCAATCGAACCCGGAGATAGCTGGTTCTCCTCGAAATAGCTTTAGGGCTAGCCTCGATACAGATTTGCGGAGGTAGAGCACTGAATTTCCTAGGGGGCGTCAAAGCCTACCGAAGAATATCAAACTCCGAATGCCGCGTAATCGATTATCGGGAGTCAGACTGCACGAGATAAGTTGGGCGGTCAAAAGGGAAAGAGCCCAGACCTTCAGTTAAGGTCCCAAAGTGTGCGTTAAGTGGAAAAGGATGTGGGATTTCGAAGACAACCAGGATGTTGGCTCAGAAGCAGCCATCCATTCAAAGAGTGCGTAATAGCTCACTGGTCGAGAGGTCCTGCGCCGAAAATGTCCGGGGCTGAAACGCGCCACCGAAACTAAGGAACCGAAAGGTTGGTAGAGGAGCATTGCATGCGGGAAGAAGCAGTACCGAAAGGAGCTGTGGACTGCATGGAAGAGAGAATGCCGGAATGAGTAGCGAGATAGAGGTGGGAATCCTCTAGGCCGAATATCCAAGGTTTCCAGAGTAAAGCTGATCTGCTCTGGGTAAGTCGGGGCCTAAGGCGAGGACGAGAGTCGTAGCCGATGGACAACAGGTGGAGATTCCTGTACTGCGGTATGACAGAACTGTGGGGACACGTAAGGAAAGCGGAAGCCGGGGATGGATTGTCCCGGTGCAAGCGGGGTACCAGCCACTTTGGCAAATCCGGGTGGCAATGGGAAGCCGTGATGCGGAGTGAAATAAAGTAGCGAAGTCCGTGAGCCATGCGTCAAGAAAAGCCGCTATTGTTTATACCGTACCCGTACCGTAAACCGACACAGGTGGATGAGGAGAGAATCCTAAGGCCGGCGGAAGAAGCATTGTCAAGGAACTCGGCAAAATGGCCCCGTAACTTAGGGATAAGGGGTGCCTCAGAAATGAGGCCGCAGAGAATAGGCTCAAGCAACTGTTTAGCAAAAACACAGGTCTATGCGAAACCGAAAGGTGAGGTATATGGGCTGACGCCTGCCCGGTGCTGGAAGGTTAAGAGGAGAGGTTAGCGCAAGCGAAGCTTTGAATTTAAGCCCCAGTAAACGGCGGCCGTAACTATAACGGTCCTAAGGTAGCGAAATTCCTTGTCGGGTAAGTTCCGACCCGCACGAAAGGCGTAATGATTTGAGCGCTGTCTCGACAATGCATCCGGTGAAATTGAAGTACCAGTGAAGATGCTGGTTACCTGCGCCAGGACGGAAAGACCCCATGGAGCTTTACTCCAGTTTGGTACTGGGACTCGGTATTGCATGTACAGGATAGGTGGGAGGCTAGGAGATAGTAACGCCAGTTATTATGGAGCCGCTGTTGGGATACCACCCTTGCAGTATTGGGTTTCTAACCAGCCGCCGTGACCCGGCGGTGGGACAATGCCAGACGGGGAGTTTGACTGGGGCGGTCGCCTCCGAAAGGGTATCGGAGGCGCCCAAAGGTTCCCTCAGAATGGACGGAAACCATTCGAAGAGTGCAAAGGCAGAAGGGAGCTTGACTGCGACACCGACGGGTGGAGCAGGTACGAAAGTAGGGCTTAGTGATCCGGTGGTATTAAGTGGGAATGCCATCGCTCAACGGATAAAAGCTACCCTGGGGATAACAGGCTTATCACTCCCAAGAGTTCACATCGACGGAGTGGTTTGGCACCTCGATGTCGGCTCATCGCATCCTGGGGCTGTAGTAGGTCCCAAGGGTTGGGCTGTTCGCCCATTAAAGCGGTACGCGAGCTGGGTTCAGAACGTCGTGAGACAGTTCGGTCCCTATCCGGCGTGGGCGTAGGATATCTGAGAGGAGCTGTCCTTAGTACGAGAGGACCGGGATGGACGGGCCGCTGGTGCATCGGTTAGACTGCCAAGTCTACGGCCGAGTAGCCAAGCCCGGAAGGGATAAACGCTGAAGGCATCTAAGCGTGAAGCCCCCCTTAAGATGAGATATCCCATTCGAAAGAAGTAAACCCCCTTGAAGACGACGAGGTAGATAGGGCAGAGGTGGAAGTGCAGTAATGCATGGAGCTGACTGTTACTAATCGGGTGAGGGCTTGACCAAGAATCGCAGGAAGTAATGAATCTCAAGGAAATGTCAACATGTATGTAGTTTTGAAGGTGCAAAACCTTTAATGGCCCAGTGGCTCAGTTGGTTAGAGCGTCGCCCTGTCACGGCGAAGGTCGAGAGTTCGAGTCTCTTCTGGGTCGTTAGCAATTCGCTGATGAAGTAAATTGCATAAGGAATATGGAATCTTAGCTCAGCTGGGAGAGCATCTGCCTTACAAGCAGAGGGTCATAGGTTCGAGCCCTATAGGTTCCATATATTTGGATGGATTCCCGAGTGGCCAAAGGGGGCAGACTGTAAATCTGTTAGCAACGCTTTCGAAGGTTCGAATCCTTCTCCATCCACTTAGCTGTTAAGCTAAGCCGATGTGGCTCAATTGGCAGAGCAGCTGATTTGTAATCAGCAGGTTATCGGTTCGAGTCCGATCATCGGCTTTTAAATCAATAATGATTATCGCGGGGTGGAGCAGTCTGGAAGCTCGTCGGGCTCATAACCCGAAGGTCATAGGTTCAAATCCTGTCCCCGCTATTTTGCCCAGATAGCTCAGTTGGTAGAGCAGAGGACTGAAAATCCTCGTGTCGCTGGTTCGATTCCGGCTCTGGGCATTTGTGCTGAGATATGTACAAATGAATATGGAGCATTAGCTCAGTCGGTAGAGCACTTGACTTTTAATCAAGTTGTCCGGGGTTCGAATCCCCGATGCTTCACTTTAAGACTTCTGTAGATTCTACAGAGGTCTTTTTGTTTTAGATAAAGGATTTTCATAACAATTTATAAGGTCAGAAAATCCATGTTTAAGTTTTAGATGAACTGCAGTTTCTTATTTTTAACTTCTTAAAGTATAGCTTCCTGATAAATATATTTAGAAAGTAGCTTTCAGTTTATTTGGTTGCATCGTTTCTAAAAAAATTAAATTTTCAGTTCTAAAACAGAATGTGATCTGCATAGAGTTATATTACCTGATAGCCATAGGAAGTGCGCAGTCCGAATGGGACAGGCATAATGAAATATGAAATGCAGAACAGGAGGGAAAATATGAAGAATCTGAAAGATTATTTAAAAATGATAGTAACTGCTGTTACCTGCTTTTTAATGGGATTTGTAAAAAGAGAAAAAGAATATGACTGGAAACTGGGAAATGTATGGAGAAATACAGGAAACTATGTTGTATGGGACAACCCGAAAGCCAAAATGATTTCAGCATATATTGTAAAAGATAATGAATCGAAAAAGAAAGAATTTGGGGCGTTCCGTGAGAGAAGAAAGACTTCACGGAAAAATAAGATCATATATTGGAATGAACCGAGAATACAAAATAAACTAAGTAGATATGTGTATTTCAATACGGGGTAACTGTTGCAAAAAGCTATATGTTTGATTGCTGTAAAATTATAAAAGCAGATGAAAGATTTCTGCGCTCATAATTAATCTGCTCTGGTCAGGATCTGATAATGGACCTGGCCGGAGTGGATTGTCTAAAAATCATCAAAATTAATATAAATCTGTCTCTGTCCATATATTAGAAAGAAAGAATCTGGAAAGGCAGATTTATGCATCGTCTTTTTTTTCTGTGTTTTATTCCCTATCTTATGGTTATACTTATGAATGGTGCAGATACTGCATTATTAATCCGTAAATTTAATATGGAAATGATCCTGCCTGTTATTACAGCGGCACAGATTCCGGATGATTATGAGCTGGAAACAATAAAAGCCCAGACAATCATAGCAAGGTCAAATCTCATCAGACAGATTCAGGAAAGCGGGGTGAGGGCTCAGTTAAAGGAATTACAGAAAACAGGAAACAAGGATATTTTTTTGAAAAAACTGTTGAATGAAAAATATGAAACTGCTGCAAACCAGACAGAAGGGCTGATCCTTACTGCAGGGCAGCAACTGAAAACAGTACCTTATCATGAAATAAGTGCAGGGAAGACCAGAGAGGGTGCAGAATGTTTACATGACTCAGAATATGATTATCTTAAATCTGTAGAGAGTACTGCGGACAAAGAAGCTGACGGGTATTTGACGGGAATTTATGTCAGCGCGAACCGCCTGCCCGATAAATTGGTGATAAAAACCAGAGACAGTGCCGGATATGTAACAGAACTGCTTGCTGACGGAAAAGTTCTGGAAGGAGAATCTTTTCGAATGGGAATGGGACTGCCGTCTTCGAATTTCACGGTACAGAGAATTGGCAAAAGCATCCGGTTTATGTGCAGGGGAAAGGGACATGGGCTGGGATTTTCACAGTATGGAGGAAATGCGCTGGCAAAGGAGCAACAAAAAGCAGAAGAAATCCTGGCTGTATATTTTCCGAAAATGAAACTTACAGATGTGGAAGAACTGCAGATGCAGGGAAAAATAAAAGAGTAACAGGAAACAGTAAGAAATATTTCTGAAAAACTGTATAGCCTGAAATATTCTGGACACCCTATAGGTATGAAGATGAAAAAAGAGGTGAAAGGAATATGATGAATAACAAAATCACGCGAATCATCGCCAATACGGTTGGGCTGGCGGCAGTGGCAGCATTGGGAATTACAGTATATCAGCTGGGAACAGCTCCTGTAAAAGAAAACGCACCTAAGGAGCAGACAGAAAGTACAGGTCAGGAAGAAGATTCTATGGTGGATGTGGGAAACAGCCAGGTAGAATCAGAAAATCAGCCACTTATCCAGGAAGAGGGCGAAGAAAACCAGGATTATACACAAGACACAGAAAACACTGTGGAAAACTCACTCGAAGACAGTGAAGCAGATGAGGATAACAGTGGGGAAGATGCGAATAGCGATGAAGAAGATGTTTCATCGGGAGAAGAAACGTTACAGACAACCGAAAACGAGGATGCAGGCGAAGCAACAGATGTATCTGCTTCAGCAGTAAATCTTCCGGCAGTGAATTTCTCTGAAGATACTTTAATGGAGTGGCCGGTGAACGGAAATATTCTGCTTGATTACAGTATGGATCAGACCACATATTTTCCTACATTAGATCAGTATAAATTAAGCCCGGGGATTTCAGTCGGAGCAGTTGAAGGGGCACCTGTAACAGCAGCTGTAAATGGAACGGTATATTCAATAGAGCAGGATGCACAGACGGGAACTACTTTAACTATGGAACTGGGAAATGGTTACCAGGCAGTGTATGGACAGCTGGAAGACCTGACAGTATCTGAAGGGGATACAGTGAAGAAGGGAACTACCATCGGATATATTGCGCAGCCTACAAAATATTACAGTACAGAAGGAACAAACCTGTATTTCGCCATGAAGAGAAATGGCGAACCCGTTGATCCAATCCAATACCTTCCATAACTTTTCTATAATTTTTTGATAACCTTTCTATAACCTGAGACAGTAATCAGAGCTGAACCTGAAAAATGGTTTGGCTCTGATTTCGTTTGCAATAGAAAGTGGAACTGTTGTATAATAAGACATACAATCCGGATAAGTTATTGTGAAAATACATTAGAAGAATGCAACGAAAAAGGAGTTTTAAATGAACATAAATGAAATTGCCAGGCTGGCAGGTGTTTCGAGGGCAACTGTGTCCAGATATCTGAATAATGGTTATGTCAGTGAGGAAAAGAAAGCAGTTATCCACCGGGTGATAGAAGAAACCGGATATCAGCCATCTTCACAGGCGCAGATGCTCAGGACCAAGAAGACCAGACTGGTAGGAGTGATCCTGCCGAAGATCAATTCCAATACCATCAGCAGGGAAGCCGCAGGAATCAGTGATATTCTTACGAAAAAAGGATATCAGATCATTCTTGCAAATACGAATAATGATATAGAAGAAGAACTTAAATATATTTCGCTTTTCAAAGATAACCAGGTGGACGGCGTGATCTTTATTGCAACAATACTGACCCGCCGACATAAAAAGCTCTTGAAGGAATGCAAGGTACCGGTAGTGATCCTGGGACAGCTTCTGGAAGGGTATCCGTGTATTTTTCAGGATGATTATAAGGCGGCAGGCAGGATTACAGAACAGCTGGTTCAGACGGGAAATAAATTCGGATATATCACAGTTACGGATAAAGATGAAGCAGTAGGACAGCAAAGAAAAGCAGGAGTGGTGGACACCCTCGCCAGATATGGCAGAGAGCTGCAGCCGAAATGTGTGAAAACAGGAGATTTCACTCTGGAATCTGGTTATGAAGCTGCCAGGGAATTATTTCAGGAGCAGGGGGATGTGGATACGCTGATCTGTGCCACAGATACCATGGCTGCCGGTGCAATGACCTGGCTGAAGGAAAATGGATACAGGATTCCACAGGATGTGCAGGTAGCCGGGATCGGTGACAGTCCACTGGGAAAGATCCTGGAACCCAAGCTTACCACCATCCATTTCTATTATAAGACCAGCGGAATGGAAGCTGCCGAGATGCTTACCAGCCTGATGGAATCCGGGAATGGCGGTGTCTGTAAGGAAATAAAAATGGGATGTGAACTGGTACTGAGAGGTTCACACAGAGATCCTGTGAAAAGTAAATAAGAAATCATGAGGGCAGTTCTGGGTAACTGCTCTTTTTTGTCGCATAAAATTGATCAGTAATACTTCTGTGATGTGAGAAAGCCTTTTGGGCAGGATGTCACCGCAGTGTAGTACTTTTTTTGTGAAAATTCGACAAATTCTGAAAAGAATATTTGTGATAAGTTACATCTTTACAAATGGAAATGTCGTGGATATAATGAAAACAATATATGAGAACGATTCCATGCAGAAATGCTGTATAAATAAAATGAATATATAAAATAAACAAAAATATTTATATGGGGAACGATAACATAAAAGAGGGAGGATATTATGGATTACAGAAAGACAGCTCAGGAAATCTATGACCATATCGGAAAAAAAGAGAACATTATTTCCGCTGCTCACTGCGCCACACGTCTTCGCCTGGTTATTGCAGATAATGCGAAGGCAGACAAAGAATATGTGGAGAATATCGAAGGAGTAAAGGGCGTTTTCTTTGCACAGGGACAGATGCAGATCATTCTGGGAACCGGTGTGGTAAATAAAGTTTATGACGAATTTATCCAGATCGCAGGCGTCAGCGAGAGCAGTAAGGAAGAACTGAAGAAAGTAGCAGCTTCCAGAGCGAATCCTGTTCAGAGACTGATCAAGACACTTGGAGATATTTTCGTACCTATCATTCCGGCGATCGTAGCCAGCGGATTCCTGATGGGCATCATGGAGGCACTGAACTTCATGGTAAACAATGGATTCCTGAACATTGATACAAGCGGTTCTATTTATACATTTGCACAGCTTTTCAGTAATACGGCGTATACATTCCTGCCGATCTTGATCGCTTACAGCGGTGCGAAGGTATTTGGCGCAAATCCGTATCTGGGTGCAGTAATTGGTATGATTATGATCCACCCCAATCTGCAGAATGCCTGGACTGTAGCTACAGAAGGTGTTCATGCAACACAGAAAGTCTGGTTCGGGCTGTATTCCATTGATATGGTTGGTTATCAGGGACATGTAATTCCGGTTATCATTGCAGTCTGGGTACTGGCACAGATCGAGAAACGACTGCATAAAGTTGTACCGGCGATGTTCGACCTGTTTGTAACTCCTCTGGTCAGTGTATTTGTAACAGGTTATCTGACATTATCTATCATCGGACCGATCTTCGTAGCTTT carries:
- a CDS encoding M23 family metallopeptidase, translated to MMNNKITRIIANTVGLAAVAALGITVYQLGTAPVKENAPKEQTESTGQEEDSMVDVGNSQVESENQPLIQEEGEENQDYTQDTENTVENSLEDSEADEDNSGEDANSDEEDVSSGEETLQTTENEDAGEATDVSASAVNLPAVNFSEDTLMEWPVNGNILLDYSMDQTTYFPTLDQYKLSPGISVGAVEGAPVTAAVNGTVYSIEQDAQTGTTLTMELGNGYQAVYGQLEDLTVSEGDTVKKGTTIGYIAQPTKYYSTEGTNLYFAMKRNGEPVDPIQYLP
- a CDS encoding LacI family DNA-binding transcriptional regulator; protein product: MNINEIARLAGVSRATVSRYLNNGYVSEEKKAVIHRVIEETGYQPSSQAQMLRTKKTRLVGVILPKINSNTISREAAGISDILTKKGYQIILANTNNDIEEELKYISLFKDNQVDGVIFIATILTRRHKKLLKECKVPVVILGQLLEGYPCIFQDDYKAAGRITEQLVQTGNKFGYITVTDKDEAVGQQRKAGVVDTLARYGRELQPKCVKTGDFTLESGYEAARELFQEQGDVDTLICATDTMAAGAMTWLKENGYRIPQDVQVAGIGDSPLGKILEPKLTTIHFYYKTSGMEAAEMLTSLMESGNGGVCKEIKMGCELVLRGSHRDPVKSK
- a CDS encoding lysophospholipid acyltransferase family protein — protein: MKRILLMVLRNLFFVPYGWFKLCWYASHVDRYTEEERYRLLQYVDHRAIRGGNLKIDAHGLENIPKENGFMFFPNHQGLFDVLAIIQVCPVPFSVVAKKELSDVPFLKQVFACMKAFSMDREDIKQSMQVILKVIKEVKQGRNYLIFAEGTRSKDGNHPQEFKSGSFKAATKSQCPIVPVALIDSYKAFDTGSIKKLTVQVHFLKPMYYEEYKDMKTTEIAAEVKRRIEETIQKNIEK
- a CDS encoding SpoIID/LytB domain-containing protein; translation: MHRLFFLCFIPYLMVILMNGADTALLIRKFNMEMILPVITAAQIPDDYELETIKAQTIIARSNLIRQIQESGVRAQLKELQKTGNKDIFLKKLLNEKYETAANQTEGLILTAGQQLKTVPYHEISAGKTREGAECLHDSEYDYLKSVESTADKEADGYLTGIYVSANRLPDKLVIKTRDSAGYVTELLADGKVLEGESFRMGMGLPSSNFTVQRIGKSIRFMCRGKGHGLGFSQYGGNALAKEQQKAEEILAVYFPKMKLTDVEELQMQGKIKE